CGAGGCCGACAAGAAGGACGAGCTGAAGAACCTCGTGGCCGACCAGGCTTTCCTGACGCGCGACCTCGGCAAGCTGGAAGAGGAGTGGCTCGAGCTGCAGGAACAGTTGGAGACGCTCTAGCCTACTGCGCGTTGCATCCCCAGAAAAAACACGTTAGGCCACCTGGCGCGGCTCGTCGGCCGGCCGCTTGACCGACATCAGCCGGTCGATGTCGAGCAGGATCAGGCGCCGGTTGCCGCTCTGGCCAAGGCCGATCAGGTAATCGACGCTGGCGCGCTCGGCGCCCTGCGCCCCCGGCACCGGCGCGATCTGCTCGGGCGTGAACGACACCACGCCGGTCACGCCATCCACCACCATCCCCATCAGGCAATTCGAGAGCTTGACGATGATCACGTCGGTCATCGGGTCGGGCGCGTCAGGACTGGCGCCGAAGGCCGCGCGCATGTCGACCAGCGGCATGATCACGCCGCGCGAGACGGCCACGCCGCCGATGATTTCGCCGCCGGCCCTCGGGCTTGCCGCGAAGCGCTCCAGCGCCTTGAGCACCCGCAGCTCCTGCACCTTGGCGAAGTCCAGGCCATATTCGAGGCCTCCGAGGGTAAAGCTCAGGAACTGCATCGTACGGGTCGGTCCGTGGCTGTCGGCATGCATGGCGAATCCTTTGTGTGAGACTGCCATGCTAAAGCTGTCACGCCCGAAAACCGTTGATTGCAGTCAACATTTTACAAAGGCCACGATTTTTGCAATCGATTGCAACAAACGTACAATCGGCTGTGTTTTACGCGAACGTAAGGATCGACGATGTACCGCCGGCTGCACCGCCTGCTCGCCGGCCGGCCTCCGCATGCGGCGCAGTGTGCGCTGCGGGAGGCTGGCCGCGAGCGGGCGCAGAGCGCGTCATTGCTTCAGCGCGCGCGCAAATACGCCAGCACGCGCTCTTCCTGGCCGGCGTCGACCAGCTGGGCCGGCGTCTTGCCGTCGAACTCGGCCAGCGCCGCGTTCATCCAGTCGTTGGCGGCATCGTCGCCGCCGGCGATGCGGCGCGCTTCGTGCATCACGTTGTAATAGCCCTGGGCGCGGCGCGACTGCGCCTGGAAACGCGCTTGCAGCGCGGCCATGGCGTCGGGATTGAGGGGGTCGATGGTGCTCATGGCCGCATCATACACTCAAGACTCGGCGCGGATCGTGTTGCGGATGATGCCGATGCCGGTGATCTCGGTTTCCATCACGTCGCCATTCTTCATGAATTCCGGCGGCTTGCGCGCGAAGCCCACGCCCGACGGGGTGCCGGTGGCGATGATGTCGCCCGGCTCGAGCGTCATGCCGCGCGAGAGTTCGGCGATGATGCGCGGGACCTTGAAGTACATCTGCTTGTAGCTGGCGTTCTGCTTTTCGACCCCGTTGACGCGGCAGATCACGCGCGCGTCGTCCAGGTTGACGCCGGCCGCGGTGACGATCCACGGTCCCATCGGGCCATGGCCATCGATGCTCTTGCCCTTGAACCACTGGCCGCCATGGCGCTTTTGCTGGATGTCGCGCTCGGTGGTGTCGTTGTAGACCGAGTAGCCGAACACGTAGTCGAGCGCGCGCTCTTCCGGGATGTTCTTGCCGCGCTGGCCGATGACGATCGCCAGTTCCGCTTCCCAGTCGGTCTGGGTCGAGTTGCTGGTGTCTTGCGGGATCGGGTCGAACGGGCCGTTCATGGTGTGCGTGCCCTTGGTGAAGAACACCGGGTGGTCGGGCAGCGTTTCGACGTGCTTGTCGGCGCGCGCGTTCTTGCCTTCCTCGAAGTGGTCGAGGTAGTTCCAGCCGACGCAGTAGATGTTGCGGTCCGGGCGCGGGATCGGCGACAGGAAGCGCGCCCCTTCCAGCGGCAGCAGGCCGGCCTTGTCGTGCGCGGCGCGCTGCGCCAGCGCGCGCAGCTTGTCGAAGCCGGCGTTGCCGCTCTTGATCAGCTCCAGCATCGAGCCCGGGTCGAAGCCCAGGCCCAGCTTCTGGCGCGCGGCCTCGGCGCGCAGGTCGACCAGCTTGCCGTCGTCCAGCACCAGTACCACGCCCGGCGTGCCGTTCGGGCCGAGCGCGCAGGTGGCCAGGCGCATGCCGACCTTGGCGGCCAGCGGCGGCACCGACTTGATCTGGGCGCCGTTGATCTGCGGTCCGGCGGCGCCGTCCTGCGCGCGCGCGTTGGCGCCGATGCCGGTCATCAGGCTGCCGACCGCGGCCGAAGCGCTGGCCTTGAGCAGGTTGCGACGATTGCTGTCCATCTTGTCTCCTTGCTGTGAATGAGGTGCGTGGGTCATGTTCCGTTACTGATTCTACCAGCGCATAGCCCTTCCCTACCTTAGCGATAGGAAATGTCGATGGGCTGTGATAAGATGCGCGC
This genomic stretch from Massilia sp. 9096 harbors:
- a CDS encoding chemotaxis protein CheW, translating into MHADSHGPTRTMQFLSFTLGGLEYGLDFAKVQELRVLKALERFAASPRAGGEIIGGVAVSRGVIMPLVDMRAAFGASPDAPDPMTDVIIVKLSNCLMGMVVDGVTGVVSFTPEQIAPVPGAQGAERASVDYLIGLGQSGNRRLILLDIDRLMSVKRPADEPRQVA
- a CDS encoding MbcA/ParS/Xre antitoxin family protein, with amino-acid sequence MSTIDPLNPDAMAALQARFQAQSRRAQGYYNVMHEARRIAGGDDAANDWMNAALAEFDGKTPAQLVDAGQEERVLAYLRAR
- a CDS encoding fumarylacetoacetate hydrolase family protein; amino-acid sequence: MDSNRRNLLKASASAAVGSLMTGIGANARAQDGAAGPQINGAQIKSVPPLAAKVGMRLATCALGPNGTPGVVLVLDDGKLVDLRAEAARQKLGLGFDPGSMLELIKSGNAGFDKLRALAQRAAHDKAGLLPLEGARFLSPIPRPDRNIYCVGWNYLDHFEEGKNARADKHVETLPDHPVFFTKGTHTMNGPFDPIPQDTSNSTQTDWEAELAIVIGQRGKNIPEERALDYVFGYSVYNDTTERDIQQKRHGGQWFKGKSIDGHGPMGPWIVTAAGVNLDDARVICRVNGVEKQNASYKQMYFKVPRIIAELSRGMTLEPGDIIATGTPSGVGFARKPPEFMKNGDVMETEITGIGIIRNTIRAES